DNA from Leptospira mayottensis 200901116:
TGCTTTTTCAATCTGGGGAGATTTGGGGCTTTTAGAACCGATTCAAAAACTTTTGGATGGGAGTTTACTCGGGATTTTGTTCTTTTCCATTGGACAAATCGCTCTTGTTCTATTTACTTTCGCGTATCGTAAGATGGTTCCTTATTCTCTGGACGTCGAACTTAAGGAAAAAGAAAATCTTGCGTCTGGAATTTCTTATAGTGGCGCGTTAATCTCTCTTGGAATCATCGTCGCGAGAGCCCTTCACAAGGATCCAATATCGATGGAGTACACTCTCTTTCAGGTATTTCTGGATTTTATGCTTGGATTGATTGTGATTCCGGCCGTAAGACTGATTACGGACGCGGTGATTTTGCCTGGAAGCACTTTGAAGGAAGAGATCAGCCGAGATCAGAATGTCGGGGTTGGAATTTTGGAAGCGGTTGTGCTTATTAGCTTTGCGGGAATCTTATTCTATGCGGTATAAATTTTTAGTAGATTTCTCTGGAAGTATAGAGTTTCCATTCCAAATGATAAACTTTGCGAATACCGTAGTCGAAGGCTTCTTTGAGAAGTTTGATTCTATTTTCGTTCGAGATCGTATTGATTGAGTCTGTGACTTCTATTGTTTCTAAAACTTCGGAGCGGAGTTCCGAAAAAATATATTTATGACTTACATGAAATGGCTTTAAATCTCTTTCATTAAAACCTTTTAGCACACCGAGGATGGAAGCGAATACGATTTGTTTTGCAAGTTTGTCCTTAGGTAAAAGTGTCAGACGAACTGCGGAGATAATGTCTGCATGAGAAATGGAATCAGAATGTTTGGGAAGTAATTCGAACTCTGTTCGAGAGAACTTGCTTTTTTCGGATAATTCTTTTTGCATACTAGATATATATCAAATTCATGATCGAAAGTAAAGAAATAATTTCCGAGTTCAAAACTTTGATCGAAAACTCTGGTTTTGATCTTTATGGAATTTGCAACGCTGAAATTCCGCAAGAAGACAAAGAAAACATTCTTACTTGGGTTCAGGAAGGAAAACATGGAAAGATGGATTGGTATCCTAAAAACATGGATCTTCGTTTGAATTTTAAGAATCTTGGTTTTGATCCACTTTCTGTCATCGTACTCGGTGTAATTTACAACGATCCGGAATATAACGAAGTTAGCAAAGGAATGTCATTTCGGTTTTCAAGATATGCAATCGGTGAAGATTATCACAGGGTTTTAAGAAGACTTGCAAAATCTGTCATTAAAGAATTAAAGAAAAGATATTCGAATCACAGGTTCCGTCAAGGAGTGGATTCTCTACCGGTTCCAGAAAAAGTCTTAGCTCGGCTCGCGGGGCTTGGATGGAAGGCAAAGAACACGAATCTTATTCATCCGGATTTTGGATCCTTTTTTTTTATCACTGTCATTCTCACTGACTTGCCGATTTATACGACTCAGATCCAAGTCAAAGATCGTTGTGGCACGTGCACAGCTTGTATAGATGCATGTCCTACTGGCGCTTTAAAACCCTATCAAATTGATGCAGGAAAGTGTATTTCTCATCATACACTGGAAGATCCTTCGGAAAGGATTTCCGATACACACGGTTGGCTTGCGGGCTGCGATATTTGTCAGGATGTTTGTCCTTGGAATCGTGTAAGAGCCAACAAGAAAGGAATTCGAACGAATGTAGAGGAATTTAAAGTTCGATCTTATTTTAAAGGGAATTCGGATTCTCTACTATCTCTTAATGAGCAAGAATTCAAAGAATATTTTTTTGATTCTGCAATATCACGCATGAGTTTTAAAATGTACCAAAGAAATATAAAAATGATAAAAAGATGATTTTAAAAGTTCGGGATTTTTTGGATTTTATTTCGATTGTTAAATGATAGGTTTGACTTTGAAATTTTGAATCCTTTTTGATTTGGCAAAATTGATCTTTGTTTCGGAGTTTAAGATAAGTTTTTAGACTTGTTTTTCAGCTTATAATATTTGCATTCAACTTAAGTGAGGAATTTATTTATATGTATTGGCAGATTTTTTCTCGAAACCATTTCCTTTATTTTAGTGTGTCTTTTTTTCTTTTTTGTTTTTCCTGTAATACAATCGACAAAGGCACGGATCGAGAGAAACTATTGTTTCTTCTCGGATACTTTGTGAGTTCTTCTGACGAATTCACTCACCAATGTTCTTCTGAGTTGCGCACTACGGATTTTGTTCCTGGAGCCACCGGGCGTAGCGGTGCAACCGGAATTACTTTGAATGACGGAAAGATCGCTTTTATTGGAGGAGAAGAAAATCTAAACCCTATATCCGATCGAGTTGAATTTTTCAATCCAAATGGATTTGTATGGAATCAGATTTCTTCTTTGAATTATGGAAGAGAATATCATCAATCCACAGTTCTGAGAAACGGTGACGTTTTGATAACCGGAGGATACGATAATATGGATCTGATTTCCACTGTGGAACGTTTCGATACAAATACAAATACTTGGAACTATGTTGCCCCTATGAATCAACAACGGGCTTTACATCGAACTATTCTTTTATTAGATGGCCGTGTTCTTGCGGTGGGAGGAAATTCAAACAATGAAAATGTGGTATCGGGAGCGGAATTTTACAATCCGAATCTGAATACTTGGACTCAAACCAATGCTATGAATTTCTTTCGAAGTCAGTTTACTCTTACACATCTAAATGACGGCCGTGTTCTTGCAGCCGGAGGTTTGGGATCGAATGCTGTCCTCAGTTCCGTGGAAGTTTTTGATCCAAATACCAACACTTGGAGTTTACTTGCACCTCTAAATCAACCTCGTTTTGAGCATTCTTCGATTTTATTGGCGGATGGACGGTTATTGGTAGCCGGAGGTCAATATTTTATAAATGGAAATTCTAACAATTATTTAGATTCGATGGAAATCTACGATCCTACTACGAATATCTGGAAGTTGATGAAAATGCCAGAATCAAGATCACATTTTACTTTAAATCGTTTAACGGACGGTTCCATTTTATGGGTCGGTGGAAGAAACCAAGGTTTTGTAAACAATAATTTTCGTTACATCCCAAACAAGGATCGTTGGTGTTCTATCACCCCATTGCGAAAACCGCGTTATGAACATTTTTCGACAGTATTGCCTGATGGTTCCGTTTTGATCTATGGTGGAATCGATGCAAGTGGCTATGCGCGTGATACCGAACGATTGCGTTAGGTTGTTTCTTGCCTATAATGGAATTTTTTTTAACTTTTGTATCAAGGTATAATAGTGAAAATTTGAAGGACAAGATATTCCTTCTCCGGGATCTAATTCGGGTTCATTGCAAATCGAAATATGAGAAGACTCTCATTTGAACTTTCTTGTGATGTTTGCAAAGTATGTTCGGTACAAATATGAAATTTCTGTTTGAATTTTGACTTATAGACCGCCGAATTATGAAAGTAGCGTTATGAGCATTTTCGACCATATTGCCTGATGTAGGTTTTTAGGTGAGGAAACGCTCAGTGTTTCAAGTAAATTTTTAAATGAGGAAATGGATGCTTCGTTATTTTCATAGAGATAGGTTTTTGATAGGAAATAAACCAATTCTGCTCATTTAACAAAAAGTTTTATAAGTTTTAAATTTAAAATAGAGAAGTCTTTCTCAAAACGTTAGAATGTAGGAACTCCTACTTTCTTTTACCAATCCAATTATTTTTGTTATCTGGAGATTTCTCCGTACCAGCGATCGAAGTGTAGTTGTAAAAGAGTGTGGTTCTGCGCTTCTTTCTTTAATTTTTTTCTGTTGGTTTTATTCGAATTTCTCAAACTAAAAGAAAACCCAAAGTTTGTTTTTTTGCAGAGTTCCGATGGTTTACCCAATACGTTTCTGTCTAGGAGGAGCCATAATAAAAAGTTAATTTTTGATGTTGAGACCTAAAATCAAAAATTGACTTGTAACAATCTCTGAATTTTCAAAGCTTGTATTGTGTTTTGGTTCTTAAGAATACCAGAAATGCAGTATAAAAATTTATTATCGTGGTTGAACTGTTTTTGAGATGGGATTCCTAATTTTGAATTCATTTGGCAGGAAGTGCCTATGAATCGAAAGAAATTATATAAATTACATTCTCTAGTAGGAATTTGGAGCGGGTTATTTTTAGTCGTGATCGGTTTAAGCGGTTCTCTTTTGGTCTTTGGACATGAAATTGATCAGCTATTGCATCCGAATCAGTGGTATGTTACAGACGGAACAGAGCGCCTGAGCATAGACACGCTTCGAGAAAAATTAAATCAAGCTCTTCCTTCCCACGCTTTGGCTGGCTGGTTACTTTCGGAAAAACGAAATCAACCAGATCAAGTTTGGCTTCACTTTCTAGATTCGGATCAAAAGAAGGAATTTGTAATTTTATTAAATCCTTATACTGGAAAAATTTTAGGAAAACTTGCCGAGAATCTTTCTGATTCTTTTTATGGTTGGATATTAAATTTACATTATACTTTGTTTATGGGTAGTTTCGGGTACTTTTTGACTGGAATTTTGGGAGTTATATTTGTTTTTCAAGGAATCAGTGGGATAATTCTCTATCGGGGTATTTGGCAAAATTTATTCCGACTCAGAACGACCCAATCGTTTAGAACATATTTTTCGGATTTTCATAAATTAGTCGGAGTGTTTACTCTAATCTTCAATTTGGTTTTGGGTTTTACGGGAGCTTGGTGGAGTGTACAATCTACCGCCGGACTTTTGGCTCGCGGGTTTTCAGAGGAAAAAAAAATCGGAAGTTTTTTCAACCAATCCATTTCAATGAATGTTTTATTACGAGATGCTATCGATCAAATACCCGGCTTTCGTTTGGGGTTTATTTCTTTTCCTCATCATCATGAAAAAGATCCGATTCAGTTTTATGGAACTGAGAAAGAGCAAAATCCGTTTCGAAGTCGGTTCGGTTCCTATTTTATCTTCGACTCGGAATCAGGAAAGATGCTAAAGATGTTTCATCTTTCGAATGAAAATCTATTTTATAAAATTGTGGATTCGTTTCGCCCTATTCATTTTGGAACATTCGGGGGAATGTTCACAAAAATCCTTTGGGTGATTTTGGGATGTGCCCCTGGAGTTTTATACCTTTCTGGAATAGGAATTTTTATCTCAAAACGAAACTCAAAAAAATCGAGGAAAAAACGAAAGATTTATTTCCTAAAAATGTAGGAATCCTCACAGATTACATTTCATAGACAAGGCCACACTATCCCACTGGCTCTAACTACTAAAATAAACGTCGGTAGCTCCTGTAGAAAAACGACTATATCCTGAATTTGGAAGATAAACGATTCATTCTTAACTGAACATTGTGAACCGTTTTGTATAAAACTGGAACCGCAACCAAGGTCAAAAAGGAAGAAAAAGCAAGTCCCCATCCAAAGGCAAGAGCCATTGGAACGAGGAATGGGTCTCGTCCTCCGATACCATAGGCAGTAGGAAGTAATCCTAAAACCGTTGTCACCGTTGTTAAAACTACAGGCCTGAGTCGTAACAGTCCGGTCTCGATCAGAATCGAATCTATGTCTTCTCCCGGTTTTTCCAACTTTAACTGATTGGCAAAATCTACGAGAACTATGGAATCGTTTACTACAACTCCCGCGAGTCCGACAATTCCTAAAAAGGCAAGAAATCCGAAATACTCCCCATGAAGAATAAACGCTAAAATTACTCCGATCAAAGAAAACGGAATAGAACTCACTACGATTACTGGCTGAATCACGGAACGAAATAGGGAAGCGAGAATCATGAAGATGATAATGAATGCAATTAGAAAGGCTCTCCCTAAACTTGTAAGTGATTCTTCCGTATCTTTGTTTTCTCCACCGAAACGCATTCGATAACCGGGATACTTATCTATGATTCCTCTGGAAAGTTTTGCAATTTCCGCGTTAGCTCTTCTTGTATCGGTTTTACTTTCATCCAAGTTAGCCGTAACGGTGAGAAGACGCTTACCGTCCAAATGATTGATGTTTGCCAAACCGGGTTCGCGAACATAAGTAATCAGCCTGGATACCGGAATGAGTTTTCCTAGTTGATTGCTTACAAAGATATTGTTAAGAGATCCAATGGATTTTCTTACCTCTTCCGGAAAACGAACCTTAACTTCTATTTCTTCGTCGGCCCGTTTAATCTTTGTGGCTACGGTTCCTTGAAATGCTGTGTTGATCGCCTGCGCTACTTTGAACACGGAAACTCCCGCAGTTGAAGCGAGAGATTCGTTTACCTTGATTCTAATTTCGTCCTTACCTTCGTTAAAATCGTCTCCAATATCCGTAATGCCCGGAACCTTAGCCATCACCGCTTTGTATTCTTCTCCGATTCGAATCAAATCGTCATAGTCGTCTCCACGAATTTCGATCGCCACAGGTTTTCCAACGGGAGGACCTCCTGAAATTTTTTCAAAATCCAAAACGGAAAGTTGTCCTTTAAAACGCGAAAATTCGGAAGGGAATGTGTTTAAATTGAAAGGTTTGTATTCTTCTTTTTTCTTTTCTGCTTCTTTTTTACGAGTTTCCTCAAGTACTTTCACGGATTTTTCATTCAAAAGCCAGATCGTTTTTTCTCTTACTTCCGAAATGATCGTGTCGGTTGTTCTTTTTCTATTTTCTTCAGGCGCTAAATATACGAGAATTTGACCGTAATGTTTTCCTCGTTTGGTGAAAGGATCGTTCGGATCTTTTTGAATGATTCCTACTCTAGTTACGTAATTTTCAATTTCTACTTTGGAAATTTTTGCAAGCTCCATTTCTAAAACGTGGGTGAATCGTTCCATTTCCTGAAGAGACATCCCTGTTTGGCCCGTAAGTTTAATCTGGAATACGTCCACGGAGCCGGGGAAAAGTTTAAACTTTCCAAAAACTGCGAAAAGCGCAAAACTTCCCACGAGCATTGCAAACAGGTAGATAAAAATCTGAAGTCTATGTTTAAGAGAAAACTTTAAAAGAGGAAGGTAATAGTTGACTTTGAGTTTATAGAACCATCCACTCTCTTCCTTGATTTCGCCTGAATGAAATTTATGCTTGTTGATATCGTATAAGTGGGAAGGAAGAATAAAAAACGCTTCCGAAAGAGAAGCAAGTAACGCAATGATTACGACTAGAGGGATACTGTAGATGAACTTTCCAAAAATTCCCGTCATAAAAAGCATTGGGGCAAAGGCCGCCACGGTAGTCGTTACAGTAGCCGTAACAGGATCTATTACTTCGCTGGTTCCCTTTAACGCGGCTTCGTAAACTGGCATTCCTTCTTCCATATAACGGTACACGTTTTCACAGATGATGATCGCGTCGTCGACGAGGATCCCCACAACGATAATCAAGCCGAACATGGAAATCAGATTTAGGGTAAGGCCTAGGTAATTCATGACGATGAACGTGGCCCCGAAAGAAACCGGGATTCCGAGGGCGGTCATTAAAGCGACTCTCCATCCCAAAAATAAGAATAAGGAAGCCGTAACTAGAATAAGTCCGCCGATTGCGTTGGAAAGTAGTACTCCTAGTCTTCTTCGAATATATTTGGAAAGATCGTTTACGAACGCGTATTCGAATTCTTCTTTGGAACTTTTCTTAAATTCTTCGATAATTTTTTTAGCTTCGTCTACGACTAAAATCGCGTCGGCCTTTTCCCGCTTGATGACAGTCAAGGCGATCGTTTTTTTCCCGTTAACCTTATCCAGATATTCGGCTTCTTTCAGACCTTCGGTGACTCTTGCCACATGGTCGATCCGAATTGAATTCCCTACTTCGTTGGAACGAATGTGAACTTCCTCAATTTCTTGGGGAGAATCGAATTCTCCGATGGTTCTTAGGATGATTTCTTTTTGGTTTCCGGCGATATTTCCGCCAGGAAAGTTAATATTACGATTTTTTAATGCAAAGATGATATCCTGACTTGTGAGATATTTGGAAAACATCGCCATCGGATTAATGTCTACCTGCATTTCCGTATCTCTCCAGCCTCGTTTGGAAATTCTAGCAACACCTGGAATATCTTCCAAAGCCTGTTCTACAACTTTCGCTTGCGCTTTGAGATGTTTTTCTGCCTCGATGCTCGAATCGTTCGATTTCAGACTGATATCGATTTCAATGACGGGTTGTCTAGACGTTGTGATTTCTGCAACGAGAGGATCCTCTGCCTCTTCAGGAAGGTCTTCCACTCGATCGATTGCGGACTTTACGTCATCCACGACTTTCTGAGTGTCTTTGGAATCCGGATCTAAAGTAATCACGATACCAGAGCGATTTTCGATCGAGGCGGATCTGAATTCTTTGATTCCATCCACTTCTTTGATCGCCTCTTCCAAAGGTTTTGTGACAAGTTTTTCGATCTCGGCGGGCGAGGCGCCTGGAAATACGGTTACGACGCTTACAATGTCGAAGTTGATATTCGGAAACGCCTCTCGATTCATTTTTACGGCGGTAAAGCCCCCGATCAGAATAATTAAAAAGGTAAGGAGATTTACAAAGATACTTTTAGAGAGAAAGTATTCGACTAGTGATTTCATATATTTTGTTTTTTTAATCTAAAACGTTTCTGCCGGAATCGAGAGTGTCATTGAAACCGAACAGTTTTGTGTCCTTTAAACGGTCCACATAAAGAATTCCCGAAAGATGATCACATTCGTGCTGATAGACGACTGCTTTATAACCGTCTATCGTCTCGTCAAATTGATTCCCTTTTTCGTCCATCCATTGCATTCTAATTTTATTCGGTCTTTCCACGTAACCTCGCATTCCAGGTACGGAAAGGCAACCCTCCCAAAAACCGGAAGTATCTTTTGTAAGAGGAGTGATAACCGGATTTAAAATTACACGTTCGGGAACGTCCGGAGTGCCCGGATAACGTTCATTCTCTTCGGAACCTACAACTACGATCTGCTTCAAGATTCCGATCTGAGGAGCCGCTAGTCCCACACCCTCCGCGTGACGCATCGTATCGAACATATCTCGGATGAGTTTTTTGAATTCTTTTGTTTGAAGTTCATTTTCCGTGACGGGTTTTGAAACTTGACGGAGAATTGGATCCCCCATCCTTAAAATTTTTCTGACTGACATACTTAAAAACCAGGTTCTATCTTAAATTTTGACTTTTTTTGGACACAAGAAATCGGATCTTCTAAAGAATTTTCACGATCAAATTTTTCAGGAGAGTTTGCGCGGATTTGGAATCCGAAGTCTCGATTCTGAAAATCGGAAACCTTTCGATCCTATTTCCGAAGGTCTTAATTTGTTTTGCAATCTTTCCAGAATTTTTTGTAAAAACGATTGTGGGCAATCGGTCGGAATTCGCAAAACCGTATTGAAAATTTTTTTCTAAAGATTCGTAAAAAGAATGAAGTTCTTTCGAAAACAAAAACCAGGGAAAACGTTCTAAAATCCATTCCGCGCTTTTTGAAAACCAGAGAAAGTTCTCTTCGTTTTGAGAAAGAGGGGGATTGAGAATATAAGCCGCTTCGATCGCTTGCGGACATTTCTTTAGAAGCTCGAAAACCATTCCGGAAAACAAACCTTCTCCTATTAATTTGACCTTTCGTTTCGAATCTAGAATTTCCCGAGATAATAGATCGATACATTCTTCGAATTTTGGAAACCTGATCTGCATCGGGTTTGTAGGAAATTCGAAAATTCGCACGGAAAAGGAAGAAAGAAAAGCCTCCTCATCTAATGTCCTACCGAAAAATTTAAGTTCCGGAATGAGAACGAGTGAGTTTGTATTTTCGGTTTCAAACCGAACGATTCGGACTAGGTCGGACATAATGGATCTAAAATACGGATTTCCATTTCTTTGCCGAACTTTCTATAGGGCAAAAGTCCTAAAAGAGTTTGACAGAGAGAATCGAAAGTCTAAAAACTCAAATGGTGGTAAGTCGAATGTGGAGACGAGGGGAATCGAACCCCCGACCTTTTGAATGCCATTCAAACGCTCTCCCAACTGAGCTACGTCCCCGCTTGAGAATCAAGTTTTTACCAATTTCTTTGAAGTCAATAATAAATGTAGGAGCGGTTTAGGATGAGTGAATCGATTGAAGATTTACAAAAAAAATTAAAGATCCAAAACGATATCATCAAAGGTTATGAAAAAGTTTTAAGGCTCAACGAACAGGAGTTGAAGAATGCGGATGAAATCATCCGTATGTACGAAGGGATCATTCAGTATTCCGGAAAAGAACTCAAGGATGTTAGAGAAGCTTTCGATGCCACCAATTTGGTTACTAATCTTTCTCGTGAAGAATTGATGGGAGCCTTGTCTCGTATTAAAGAGCTGGAAAATGCTAATAAAAAACTGAGAGAAGAATCCTTAAAGTTTCAATCCGGCTAGAAGCTTCGCTTTGATCTCAAGTAAGAAACAGGATTCCCTCCTCAGACAGGATTCTGATGGAAATCTCTATCTGGAAAATAATCCAGGTCTGACGGTTGTTTTTCAATCTCTTCTCACAGAACTTGTTCGCCTAACATCCGCACAATTTGGAATATTCGGTTTTCGTTTAAAAGATGGGACTCTCAAGTCCATCTATGAAAATCTCCCTTCAAACATGGTCGAAGAGGCAAGGCTAGTCTCCGAATTTTGTTTTAAAACCGGTCAAAACTTCAATCTTAAAAAAGGAGACAGCCTCAGTAAGTTAATTCCCTCTTTAGAACAAAATTCGATCTGTTGTGTGTTGCATGTTGGAGAATTGGGGGCTTCTTCTTCAGAAGATCAGAAGAAAATATTTGGAACGATCTTTATCGGAAGATCAGAAGGAGGGGAATTTAGAGAATCCGATCTTGTACATTTAAAAACTACTGCTCGAATCATATCCGATCTTTTGGAAGAGTCTTTCATTTCGGGAGAATCCTCTTTAGTTGTTCTTTCCCTCATGACCACTTCGAGGGTTGCTCTTGAGTCTGTGCAGATTCGAAAACAAACTGATCGTTTCGACTTTTTGTTAACCGAAATCATTCGAGTTTCTGGGTTGATTAATAAATCCTTGGATCTTTCCCAACTTTTGGAAGCAATCATGCTGTCTTCCAAATCCGTATTTCGAACCGAAGCATGTAGCGTTCTTCTTTTAGACGATACGAAGGAATATCTTTATTTCCATACGGTTTTGGGAGAAAAGAGAGATGAGGTTACGAAGGTTCGGGTTCCCGTCGGAAAAGGTGTCGCGGGAATGGTCGTTCGAGATAAAAAACCGATGATCATCAATGACGCGACGAACGATCCCCTAGTTTATCGGGAAGTAGATAAGGCTTCTCATTTTGTGACGAGAAATATCATGGCCGCCCCTCTTTTGGTGGAAGGTCAAGTGATCGGGGTCATCGAGGCGATCAATACGATTGATCGAACTTTTTTTACAGAGGAGGATCTGGAACTTTTTTTAAGTTTTTCGGGGACTTCCGCACTTGCGATTCAAAAGACCGAACTTTTACAGAATTTGGAGGATGCAAACAAAGATCTTCGAAAAAAAGTGTCGGAGCTAGGGAGTTTGTTCGAGCTTTCGCAGGTGGTTTCTTCCGCTAAAAGCCAGGCGGATTTGATGAAACATTCCATTCCGGTAATACACAACGAGATGGATGCGGGTAAGACCGGAATTTTTCTCATCAATCGAAAAATGGGAATTCTCACTTCGATTGTATGTAATGCCGAAAGGAATGTGGAAATTTTTAGAACTACAAATTATCATAACAGTTTTATTCATCGTTCCATAAAGCAGGAGACAACGACGGTCAAAGAAGATATTCAGGATTTTGCATTCGATCACGAACTGGACTTGGAGTATCTCAAAGGGTCTTACATCGTTCTTCCTCTTACACAGCAAGGTAGAAATGCTTTTGGAGTAATTACCGTTTCGGATCGGGTGGATAAACTTTCGTATAATCATTCTCATCTCAGACTGTTACAAACCTTTGCATCCTTGATCGCGAGAGGACACGAAACGTTAAAACTTCAGAATGAGATGATTTCC
Protein-coding regions in this window:
- the def gene encoding peptide deformylase, giving the protein MSVRKILRMGDPILRQVSKPVTENELQTKEFKKLIRDMFDTMRHAEGVGLAAPQIGILKQIVVVGSEENERYPGTPDVPERVILNPVITPLTKDTSGFWEGCLSVPGMRGYVERPNKIRMQWMDEKGNQFDETIDGYKAVVYQHECDHLSGILYVDRLKDTKLFGFNDTLDSGRNVLD
- a CDS encoding DUF350 domain-containing protein is translated as METVLGYLSALGRDAVFFLISFVLFYIGKKIKDWIEPGDLDQEIIVNNNTAVSSGLAGYYFGLTLILLVILSSPGTNFISDCFQVLYYGILGILLLNLSYFINDKVIFRSLDFNELVYSGRNVSVGAVVFGSSVASSVIIAVSLSGDNAGLAFSIWGDLGLLEPIQKLLDGSLLGILFFSIGQIALVLFTFAYRKMVPYSLDVELKEKENLASGISYSGALISLGIIVARALHKDPISMEYTLFQVFLDFMLGLIVIPAVRLITDAVILPGSTLKEEISRDQNVGVGILEAVVLISFAGILFYAV
- a CDS encoding efflux RND transporter permease subunit, with protein sequence MKSLVEYFLSKSIFVNLLTFLIILIGGFTAVKMNREAFPNINFDIVSVVTVFPGASPAEIEKLVTKPLEEAIKEVDGIKEFRSASIENRSGIVITLDPDSKDTQKVVDDVKSAIDRVEDLPEEAEDPLVAEITTSRQPVIEIDISLKSNDSSIEAEKHLKAQAKVVEQALEDIPGVARISKRGWRDTEMQVDINPMAMFSKYLTSQDIIFALKNRNINFPGGNIAGNQKEIILRTIGEFDSPQEIEEVHIRSNEVGNSIRIDHVARVTEGLKEAEYLDKVNGKKTIALTVIKREKADAILVVDEAKKIIEEFKKSSKEEFEYAFVNDLSKYIRRRLGVLLSNAIGGLILVTASLFLFLGWRVALMTALGIPVSFGATFIVMNYLGLTLNLISMFGLIIVVGILVDDAIIICENVYRYMEEGMPVYEAALKGTSEVIDPVTATVTTTVAAFAPMLFMTGIFGKFIYSIPLVVIIALLASLSEAFFILPSHLYDINKHKFHSGEIKEESGWFYKLKVNYYLPLLKFSLKHRLQIFIYLFAMLVGSFALFAVFGKFKLFPGSVDVFQIKLTGQTGMSLQEMERFTHVLEMELAKISKVEIENYVTRVGIIQKDPNDPFTKRGKHYGQILVYLAPEENRKRTTDTIISEVREKTIWLLNEKSVKVLEETRKKEAEKKKEEYKPFNLNTFPSEFSRFKGQLSVLDFEKISGGPPVGKPVAIEIRGDDYDDLIRIGEEYKAVMAKVPGITDIGDDFNEGKDEIRIKVNESLASTAGVSVFKVAQAINTAFQGTVATKIKRADEEIEVKVRFPEEVRKSIGSLNNIFVSNQLGKLIPVSRLITYVREPGLANINHLDGKRLLTVTANLDESKTDTRRANAEIAKLSRGIIDKYPGYRMRFGGENKDTEESLTSLGRAFLIAFIIIFMILASLFRSVIQPVIVVSSIPFSLIGVILAFILHGEYFGFLAFLGIVGLAGVVVNDSIVLVDFANQLKLEKPGEDIDSILIETGLLRLRPVVLTTVTTVLGLLPTAYGIGGRDPFLVPMALAFGWGLAFSSFLTLVAVPVLYKTVHNVQLRMNRLSSKFRI
- a CDS encoding LIC_11502 family protein, with protein sequence MQKELSEKSKFSRTEFELLPKHSDSISHADIISAVRLTLLPKDKLAKQIVFASILGVLKGFNERDLKPFHVSHKYIFSELRSEVLETIEVTDSINTISNENRIKLLKEAFDYGIRKVYHLEWKLYTSREIY
- a CDS encoding PepSY-associated TM helix domain-containing protein, which produces MNRKKLYKLHSLVGIWSGLFLVVIGLSGSLLVFGHEIDQLLHPNQWYVTDGTERLSIDTLREKLNQALPSHALAGWLLSEKRNQPDQVWLHFLDSDQKKEFVILLNPYTGKILGKLAENLSDSFYGWILNLHYTLFMGSFGYFLTGILGVIFVFQGISGIILYRGIWQNLFRLRTTQSFRTYFSDFHKLVGVFTLIFNLVLGFTGAWWSVQSTAGLLARGFSEEKKIGSFFNQSISMNVLLRDAIDQIPGFRLGFISFPHHHEKDPIQFYGTEKEQNPFRSRFGSYFIFDSESGKMLKMFHLSNENLFYKIVDSFRPIHFGTFGGMFTKILWVILGCAPGVLYLSGIGIFISKRNSKKSRKKRKIYFLKM
- a CDS encoding Kelch repeat-containing protein, giving the protein MYWQIFSRNHFLYFSVSFFLFCFSCNTIDKGTDREKLLFLLGYFVSSSDEFTHQCSSELRTTDFVPGATGRSGATGITLNDGKIAFIGGEENLNPISDRVEFFNPNGFVWNQISSLNYGREYHQSTVLRNGDVLITGGYDNMDLISTVERFDTNTNTWNYVAPMNQQRALHRTILLLDGRVLAVGGNSNNENVVSGAEFYNPNLNTWTQTNAMNFFRSQFTLTHLNDGRVLAAGGLGSNAVLSSVEVFDPNTNTWSLLAPLNQPRFEHSSILLADGRLLVAGGQYFINGNSNNYLDSMEIYDPTTNIWKLMKMPESRSHFTLNRLTDGSILWVGGRNQGFVNNNFRYIPNKDRWCSITPLRKPRYEHFSTVLPDGSVLIYGGIDASGYARDTERLR
- the queG gene encoding tRNA epoxyqueuosine(34) reductase QueG, with the translated sequence MIESKEIISEFKTLIENSGFDLYGICNAEIPQEDKENILTWVQEGKHGKMDWYPKNMDLRLNFKNLGFDPLSVIVLGVIYNDPEYNEVSKGMSFRFSRYAIGEDYHRVLRRLAKSVIKELKKRYSNHRFRQGVDSLPVPEKVLARLAGLGWKAKNTNLIHPDFGSFFFITVILTDLPIYTTQIQVKDRCGTCTACIDACPTGALKPYQIDAGKCISHHTLEDPSERISDTHGWLAGCDICQDVCPWNRVRANKKGIRTNVEEFKVRSYFKGNSDSLLSLNEQEFKEYFFDSAISRMSFKMYQRNIKMIKR